The genomic DNA ATTGGATCAGTCAGATTCCAGTTACTTCGACTCAGCCTTGCAGTGGTGTCGTGATAAAAAGCAAAGGCGGCTTTGAGTTCACCTCCCAATGCCAATACGGGTCTTTGTGTCCTCGTGGACAGCCTGAAGACATCTGCACGGTTGCCGGCCCGCAAAGTTGATGGATGTCGGGCGCCTGAGTTTGCCGGCCACAGCGTTTCGGCGATGCTTGTCACCACGTGCAACCCTCATTGCTTTTGAGATGGACCTGCAATATCCGTGCCACTCCGCAAGTGTTTTGTTCGGCGTCACTTATTCGACGCGGGTATCCGTATTACGCGAACGCTCCAGTGCGTGAAATTCCGTACCAATTGCGGGTTTTCACGCAAGGCGGTTCGTTCTTGGCCCGCAGGCCGGAGCCGCCTGCCGCGAATCTCACGCTGGCACGTAGATTGCTTGATATCCATACAACAACGTTGGCAGTTCTTCGCCTGCAGCGTCAGCGGAGGAGGTGCCTGTGGCAGGGAATTCGCATTCCGACAGGGAGTCCGAACGGCAGGCGCATAACCGCACACGGATGATTCATGGCGCCTCGCGGAGCCGGCGCTGGGATTACTCACATCACGTCGTACCGCCGATCTCCAGTTCGGCCACCTTTCGGTTGGATTCGGCGGAACGGGGGACCCAGGGCTTTGAAGACTTCGCGCACGATTCGGCCGATCTCCACGACCCGATCTACATCTACGACCGACTCGACGAGCCGACTCGCGGAATGCTCGAGGACAACTTGGCCGTCGCCGAGGGCGGGGAAACAGCGCTCTGTTTCGCATCGGGCATGGCGGCCATTTCGGCGGCCGTGGGTTGCCTGCTTCGCAGCGGCGAGGATCTCGTCGCACATCATGTTGTCTACGGCTGCACCTATTCGCTGTTTACCAGATGGCTGCCGCGATTTGGAATAACGGTTCGTTTTGTTGACTTTACCGATGCTGGGGCGCTCCGCGCCGCAATCCTGAAAAATACTCGCGTCGTGTATTTTGAGACGCCGGTAAACCCGGACATGTCGCTGATCGACATCCAGGCCGTGCGCCGCGTCGTCGACGAGGTGAACCGCGACCGACCCGCTTCCGAAAAGGTTTGGTCGGTTGTCGATAACACCTTTGCAACGCCGGTTTGCCAGCGTCCTCTGCGGCACGGGGCGGACATCGTTTGCCATTCGCTCACGAAAGGCATCGGGGGCTTCGGCACCGACGTCGGCGGTGCCGTGATCGCGCCGAAATCGCTGAGAAATCAACTGCTCATGCATCGCAAGGACTTCGGCGGCATTCTGTCGCCGAAGGCGGCGTGGGCCACGCTGGTTTACGGGTTGCCGTCACTGGCGGCGCGAATGGCCAACTATCAGAAGACGGCGCATCACGTGGCTCGCCATCTTGCCGGGCATCCGAAGGTAGAGATGGTTCGTTATCCCGGCCTGGAGTCGTTTCCCCAGTTTGCCCTCGCGAAGAAGCAAATGTGCGATCCAAAGGGACACTTCGCACCGGGAAGCATGTTGTATTTTGTACTCAAGGGCGAACGCGACGATGCCGCGGTCGGCCGGAGATTCGTCGACTACATTGCGCGCAACTCCTATGCGATCTGCCTGGCCGTCAGCCTCGGACAAATCAAAACGCTGATTGAATGTCCGTTCAGCATGACGCATTCGGCGGTGCCGCACGATGTGCTCATGCAGCGCGGCATTGTCCCCGGCGGCATTCGCCTGAGCTGCGGTCTGGAAGACTGGGAGGACATCGTGGCCGACCTCATGGAGGCATTAAGCGCAATCTGACGAGCAATTACGCGGTCGGCGGCGCGGCAGTTTCAGAACAATCCCAAGCACCTTGGGCACAGCATTCTGAGCCCTGAGGGAGCTTTCACGTGGTTGATCCCCTTCCCCTGGATGTCCCCTCTTTTTCCGGATATCATTTGGTACGACAACCACTTAAGCCTTGACGGATTGGATAGATAGGCCCCTCTCTCTGGAGCCTGAATCGGTGAGCCATACAGGTAAGGGTTGCCATGAAAACTCAGGGAGAAATCGAAGCCGCCATCTGCGAGGTAATTCGCCGCTTTGAGTTGGAATACATGGGCCGGGGACCGGCGGATATTCATGCCCACCTGGTCGGCGAACTTCTCGTCGTTCGGCTCAAGGGAGTCTTGACCGCGGCCGAACGGCATCTGGTTCAATCACTGACGTCAGCGGACGGGCGGGACCTGCTCAAGCAGGTTCGCACCCAGTTGATTGAGTCGGCGCGGCCCCGGATGGCGGCCATGATTCAAGAAGTGACCGGCGTGAACGTGTTAAGCTTGCACCACGACATTAGCACCGTTACCGGCGAGGAACTCATCGTCTTTACCCTCGCCGAGTTGCCCCCCATTCGCGAAACGAAGAAGAACAACGTCCGGGCATGACGCTTGGGGCGCGACAGCGCTGCGTTCGGGGGGCCCACTTACGCTATCGCAGCTCCTTGGCCGATGCCAACCGCTGCCAACCGGGAACAAAAAGCCGCATGTTGGTGAACCCCTGCGAAGCGAGATACTCGTACAACATGTCGCTCGCGTGGCAGGTTGGATTGCTGCAATAGATGATGATGAGCCGGTCATGGTCCAGCTGTCGCAGGTATTGCTCGGTATAGGCTTCCTTTTCGCCGGCGGGGACGTTGATTGCTCCGCGCACATGCCCTCCGGAGAATGACTTTGCGCTCCGGGCGTCAACGATGACGGCGCTCTTGTTTTGAATATGCTCGCTGAGCTCCTCGAAATCGACGCTGGGATACGTGGGGAGTTCGGGCGGCGACTCCTGCCGAACCAGGGTCATGTGGACGGGGCTGGGCGGTGACGCTTCTTCGCGTTCCGAGGAAGCTGTTTGAACGGTCGATTTCGTTGAATGCGAACATCCCCAGAGGATCAGGCCCAGCGGAAAAACGACCAGCGCGCGTCGAATTGCGGGAGTCATGTCAAATCCTCCAGAATCGGTGCCATGCCGCGCGGCCGGTGTCGACAACGCAACGGGCCTCTTTTGTCCCACGTCGATCCGCTCATGTGCGCAACTTGCGCACCGACCGGATCGAACGCCAAAACCTCGGCCTCACCCCCTGGGAAATTCCGAAGCTGAGCCGGGGTTTGCATCGTCCCCCTGCGCGCCAGCGGTCCTCGAGCGGCGGCTCTTTCGCCCCGCTCGAGGAGTTGGCTGGGCCGTTCGTTCACGCCCACGGGAAGTGGGTTCTGCCTGGTTGCCGGGCCTTCACCGCATTCCCGAGCGCGCTAATCGTTACGGCCGATTCTGCTGTGCACTCACCGTTGCGATCGTTTGAGGTTGATCCGCACCGGCCGTCACCTTCTCGGCTTCCGGGTGATCGCAAGCCACGAGTTTCCAGGCCATCCGGCCATCGCAGACTTTTACGGTCTTCTCGATGGTCTCGTATTCCGCCGGGATGCAGGTCCTCTTTGTCGTGGCGGCACACACCAGCCGTTGCCGGCGCACGGTTTCATATTCGGCCGGAATGCTGACGGTCCGAATCTCCGGGGGTTTGCAGACTCTCTGGGTCTGAAGGGTCAGGTGCTCGGGCGGATGTTTCACGAGACAGAAGACATCTCGAGCCGGCTGCTCCTTGGGATGCGCACAAGTGGCGTTCTTGTTGACCTCCCAGTCGGTGTGACCGGGATTCGTTTGAATCGTCAATTCCCGGGGCGCGAATTGCGCGGGCAGGACCTCGAGTTCCGTGGAAGCGTCTTTCACGAGGCGTCTCTCCTCGACCCACTCGTATTTGGCGGGAATGACTTCGACGGTCTCGGATGCCTCGCGAACGAGAACTCGTTCCGAAATGTTCTTGAATGTCGGCGGAACGAATACCTTGGCATAGCACTCGCCGGGCTTGGCGTTGGGAGGCAGGAACGCGCTCATCTCGCCGGCCGGTTTGGGGCAGCAGGCAGCGCGTGGTTCGCACGGCTTCGCGCACGGGGTTGGCGCCTTGGCCTGCACACATTCACCCTGGGCGCAGTTGCATCCCGTCTGCGCCAGCAAGGCGCCGCAAAACAGTAATAGGCATGTGATCTTGAAGCTTGTGGACAACATGTTTTTTTCTCGATTCTGGGCAGATCGGCCTTCGCCGCTCCCCGAAGTTGCGTTCCGATGGTGGAACTGATACGAAAAACATCTTACGTTCTGCAAACTTCGCTTGAGATTGATATCACGTCATCAACACCTCCTGTTCCTGGCTCCGTCCAACCGCTGCACGCGTTGACGCAGTGGCAGCCTACGAACCGATGCGTCCCACTTGGCGGAACTCGAGGCGGCGGCACGCACCCAACGCCTCAGGACCGCCGGTGTCACGGTTGCGCCGGTTACAAACGCGTTCATAATCACGGGCTCTTCCTTTTGTCCGTACAAACCAGGCATGGTTCTTTCGTTATTTCCGCGTCCTCGGCTTTTGGGCCCATTCCGCTCCATGTATCCGTGGGCACGCCGCCTTCGAGCAATAGGACGTGTACCACGGTCCCGGAGGTGGATACTTTTGCGACGGCACCAGCGGCCGGCTCAATCTCCGTGGCGGCTTCGCACACTTCCATCCCGGTGATCTTCTTGATCTCTTGCCGAAGTGAGCCAGGAGCGTTGGCAAACAACGCCTGGTGGAACTCCTGTAACCGATCGGCGCCGCTCGCACTTTGCGCCAGCGTCTGCTCGACGGGGGACAGGGCTCCGTGCAGCGTGATGACCAAAGTACTGTCGCTCATCACCACGGTGATCGACTTGGGAAGATAGCTTCCGGTCCGCAACTCAAAATTGCCGATTGCTTCCGCAATCTGCCGCGCCATGCTGAGATGGGTTTTTTTCATCGGGCGTTTTTCCCACGGTCACAATGACCGACTCGAGATTCGTAAAACGCAAAGAGCCGATGCGATCGAACACCCTTGGCGTTCGTTCGCATCGGCTTACTCTTCGACGAGCCCCTCGCCGTGGCGAGCTGCCCCTTATCTAGTCAACCGATGTCTAGCTTTCAAATTCTCGCGGAACCCCTCGAACGGTTTTCGAGTTTTCCCGTTCAGGTGCGGTATGGTATCGTCGCGCGCAGGAAATGCAAGTGTTTTTTTATTTTTTTTTACAAGCCAACAAATGGTCCTGACACGAAACGACAATTGACAAAATTAAGACATTTATAATCGCGACGACATGAACCGTGCGACATTTTTCTAATTGCCGAACCCTGAGGATCTTGTGATGCGTGAATCCTGTATGGGTGGATCTTGTATTCACCCAAGTTCTTCGGCGACGTCATTGACTGGTGGCGGTTGGCACAACCTTGGCCTGACCCTGGGGCGGACGCGATGCCACACTGATGACCGGCGAGAACTTGGCGATCATTTCTCGCGGCGGATAATAGTCCGTCATCATCATCGCACCCAGGGTCCGCGCCCCTTCGGCCGGGTGGAGGGGTTCAATTCCTAACTGTTCGGCGAAGAAGGCGGCGGCGGTCTGCGGGATTCGCTGATGGCCCATGTTGTCAACCATCGAAGCGCGAACGATGCGGAACTCGCGCGCCTGATACCACGCCGTGGCCTCTTGTGATTCACGCTTACAGGCCGGGAAATCGCCATCACCCATGAAAATCGCCACGGGCATGCGTTCGCGGTATTGCGGCACCGTGTCTTCCACCATGAGCTTGGCCGAGAAGTTGGAGAGGCGGGTCGCGAGACACGCAAAGCGGTCGGGGAAGCGATTCGTAAGATAGTGCGCCAGGTAGCCGCCGGAAGACCAGCTTGTCGCAAGCACCCTTTGCGGGTCGGCTGCTGTCGTGGCGAAAACGTGGTC from Phycisphaerae bacterium includes the following:
- a CDS encoding PLP-dependent aspartate aminotransferase family protein, with amino-acid sequence MAGNSHSDRESERQAHNRTRMIHGASRSRRWDYSHHVVPPISSSATFRLDSAERGTQGFEDFAHDSADLHDPIYIYDRLDEPTRGMLEDNLAVAEGGETALCFASGMAAISAAVGCLLRSGEDLVAHHVVYGCTYSLFTRWLPRFGITVRFVDFTDAGALRAAILKNTRVVYFETPVNPDMSLIDIQAVRRVVDEVNRDRPASEKVWSVVDNTFATPVCQRPLRHGADIVCHSLTKGIGGFGTDVGGAVIAPKSLRNQLLMHRKDFGGILSPKAAWATLVYGLPSLAARMANYQKTAHHVARHLAGHPKVEMVRYPGLESFPQFALAKKQMCDPKGHFAPGSMLYFVLKGERDDAAVGRRFVDYIARNSYAICLAVSLGQIKTLIECPFSMTHSAVPHDVLMQRGIVPGGIRLSCGLEDWEDIVADLMEALSAI
- a CDS encoding DUF2294 domain-containing protein, which translates into the protein MKTQGEIEAAICEVIRRFELEYMGRGPADIHAHLVGELLVVRLKGVLTAAERHLVQSLTSADGRDLLKQVRTQLIESARPRMAAMIQEVTGVNVLSLHHDISTVTGEELIVFTLAELPPIRETKKNNVRA
- a CDS encoding rhodanese-like domain-containing protein, which produces MTPAIRRALVVFPLGLILWGCSHSTKSTVQTASSEREEASPPSPVHMTLVRQESPPELPTYPSVDFEELSEHIQNKSAVIVDARSAKSFSGGHVRGAINVPAGEKEAYTEQYLRQLDHDRLIIIYCSNPTCHASDMLYEYLASQGFTNMRLFVPGWQRLASAKELR
- a CDS encoding Na-translocating system protein MpsC family protein gives rise to the protein MKKTHLSMARQIAEAIGNFELRTGSYLPKSITVVMSDSTLVITLHGALSPVEQTLAQSASGADRLQEFHQALFANAPGSLRQEIKKITGMEVCEAATEIEPAAGAVAKVSTSGTVVHVLLLEGGVPTDTWSGMGPKAEDAEITKEPCLVCTDKRKSP
- a CDS encoding PHB depolymerase family esterase, which produces MRLLSVAFIGISLHAGCAVPQPRGLGQYARVQEPSTRAWYHLYLPVDYVKSKGADSNPQPQKWPLVMTLHGMKPYDNARPQEREWEQQADIYGYIVCAPELETCDSFMEFPLTREHQYVLEDKRNVIAIMDHVFATTAADPQRVLATSWSSGGYLAHYLTNRFPDRFACLATRLSNFSAKLMVEDTVPQYRERMPVAIFMGDGDFPACKRESQEATAWYQAREFRIVRASMVDNMGHQRIPQTAAAFFAEQLGIEPLHPAEGARTLGAMMMTDYYPPREMIAKFSPVISVASRPPQGQAKVVPTATSQ